Genomic DNA from Cupriavidus pauculus:
GATTGCGGATGTCCGAGAAGATGAATCCGACCATGCGCGCGGAGACGCCCCGCATGCTCTGGGCCGCCATGCTCGGCTTCCAGCCCAGTTCATCGATGGCAGCCTGAACGCGCGCGCGCACGTCCTCGGCGACTGTGGGTACTCCATTTGCCACGCGCGACACCGTTGCGATAGCGACGCCCGCTGCGCGGGCAACATCGTGGACAGTGACGCGCTTGGTCAAATTCGAATCCGGTCAATAGGCTTCTTGGAACAGGGTCCGGAAGTCCGCGAGCGTGGTCTTCCGGGGATTCCAGCGATTATAGTTTGCCTTGACGCAGAGGTCGGCCATGACCTCGAACTTGTCGTCGGCCACCCCCGCGTCGCGCAGTCGCCGCGGGATGCCGAGATCCGCGCAGAGCGTCTCGATCGCCTCGATGGCCATGCGTGCCGCATCGAGCATCGGCATCCCCTGGACCGGCCTGCCCATGGCGGCGGCAACGCGCGCGTACTTCGCCGGGTTTGCAAGCAGGTTGAATCGCGCGACCGTCGGCAGGCACAGGGCATTGGACAAGCCGTGGGACAGGTGATATTCGGCACCGATGAAACGGGCCATGCAATGGACGTTGCCCAGCCCGGTCTGCCCGAACGTGATGCCGGCCAGCGCGGATCCGCACAGCATGTTCGTCGCGGCCTCGATATTTTCGCGATCGGCCACAAACTGGCGGATGTTGGCGGCGAGGAGTTCGATTGCCTGAATATTGATGGCGTCGGTAATCAGATTCGCCTGGCGCGAGAGGTACGACTCGAACGCGTGGACGAACGCGTCGATGCCGGAATGCGCCGCCACGTGAGCGGGGACCGTCCGCAATGCCAGGGGATCGAGGATGGCGAAGGCAGCAGGGTTCAGCGCCGCATGCCGGATCGACATCTTCAGGTTCTTCTCCGTATCCGTGATGACGCAGGATCCGGAGACCTCCGAGCCCGTACCGGCGGTCGTCGGAATCGCAATCAAGGGCGGCGGCGCGATCGAAAATTTCTCGATGCCTTCATAGTCATGAATGCGGCCACCGTTGGCCAGCACGACGCCGACCGCCTTGGCCACGTCGATGGTGCTGCCACCGCCGATCGCGAGAATGACGGTGGCCTCGTGCGCGCGACACACATCGAGTGCGCGCTGCACGGTGATGGCACTCGGGTCGGGCTCGATGTCGGAATAGCTGGCGATGGCCACGCCCTGGCCTTCGAGAAGCGCCACCACGCGCGCGTAGAAATCGCTGGCGAGCAGCGCCGCATCCACGGCAATGAATACCCGCTTGCCGCCGCGCTCGCGAATGATGTCGCCGATGCGCTCATGAGAGCCGGCGCCGATATGGATGCGGGTCGGACAGAAGAATGTGGAGATGTCGGTAATGGGCATGAAAACGTAATGCAGAAGTGTTGAATCAATCCGTTGCGGAGAAGCCCGATGCGATCGTGGTCCAGCGTCGCGTTTCCGTTTGCACGAACGTCGTGAGGGCGGTGGGGCTCATGCCTCCGGGTTCCGCGGCCATGTTCTGCAGCGTGGTCTGCATGGACGGATCCTTCATGCTTGCGACCACGGCGTTGTAGATGCGATCGCGGATGGCCGGCGGAAGGTTGCGCGGCGCGGCGAGGCTATACCAGGTGCTCATCTGATACCCGGGCACGCCTGCCTCGCTGAGAGTCGGCACGTCGGGCAGGAAGCGCGTACGCTGCGATGTCGTGACGGCCAGCGCCTTGATATTGCCACCCGCAAGCTGGGCATTGGCAGAGGCGGCGGAATCGAGTGCGAAGACCACGCGACCGCCGATGATGTCGGTCATCATGGGCGATGCCCCCTTGTACGGCACGTGCACGGCATCGAACGAGGCTTGCTTCTTGAGCAACTCGGCCGACAGATGCTGGGTCGTCCCGATACCGGCGGAGCCGAACGTCGCTTCGCCGGGATGGCTTTTCAGGTAGGCGATCAACTCCTTGACGTTGTTGACCGGCAGCGATTTGCGCACGATCAGGACATTCGGCACGACGGCGACTGTCGTGATATGCGTCATATCCTTCTCGAAGTCGTAGGGCAGATTCTTGTACAGCGCGGACGCCGCCGCATGCCCGACATTCGCGAGCAGCAAGGTGTAACCGTCGGGCTGCGCCCGCGCCACCATCGCGGCCCCGAGGGTGCCCCCGGCGCCGGGCCGGTTATCGACGACGACGGACTGGCCGAGCTCCTTCTGCAGTTGCGCGGCAACGGCGCGCGCGACGATATCGGTCGTGCCGCCCGGCGTGAAGGGGGCGACGATCGTGATCGGTTTGGTCGGCCAGTCCGCGGCAACCGCCACGTTGGCCGTCGCGGCGAAAGCCACCGCAATGCCGAGGGAACGCACGAGCTTTGTGAGGGGATGAAGCATGTCTGTCTCCGAGTCTTATTTGTTCTCGCCGGTTGCCGGCGTTCTGCATAAAGAGGGTGCTGGCTAGTCGAGCCGGATGTTCATTCCCGAAAGCAGCGTGCGCCAGTTCGCCACGGATCCCGCCAGAAGCTCGGCCGCCCCCTCCGGGGTTTGCTGGCGTTCGGCAGGAACTTCCACGCCCGAAGGGCCGAGCTTGGCCTGCGTCTGGGCATCGCCGATCGTCTTGCGCAACGCCTGGCCCAGTCGCGCCACGACGGCTGGCGGGGTTCCCTTTGGCGCGAGCACCATGTTCCAGATGTCGTAGTGCAGATCGGGAAATCCCGACTCGCCGGCGGCCGGGACGTCGGGAAGTGCCTTGATCCGTTTCGGACGCAGCACCGCAACGCCGCGCACCAGTCCCGACTTGATGAAGCTCGTGGAGGTGGTGGTGCTGTCGACGAGGTAGTCGATATGGCCCGCGGCAACGTCGTTGAGCGCCAGGCCCGCCCCGCGATAGTTGGCGATACTGACCTTGACCCCAAGCTTCGCATTCAGCAGGACACTGCCGAGAAACGATCCGGAGCCGGTGCCTGCCGCGCCCGCGTTCATGGTTGCGGCGTGCTGCCTGGCGTAGGTGGCGAACTGATCGAGACCCGTCACGGGAAGATCCTTGCGGGCCGTGACGACCTGCGGTGCATCGCCGACGGAGGCTAGCGGTATCAGGTCCTTCAGGACGTCGTAGGGCAACGATTTGTATAGCGTGGCGTTCGCGGCCAGTGTGCCGACATTGCCGATCAGCAAGGTGTAGCCATCGGCGGGCGCCCGGACCGCACGCGCAGTGCCCAGCGTGCCGCCCGCACCGGGGAAGTTCTCGACGACGACAGGCTGCCCGAGGTCGCGTGCCAGTCCTTCGGCGATCACGCGCGCGAGGATGTCGGTCGGGCCGCCTGCCGCGAAAGGTACGATGAGCGTGAGCGGGCGATTCGGATATGGCGTCTGGGCGAGGGCGGACGCGGCGGCGCCGAACGGTGCTGCCGCGATAGCGGCAAGCAGCATGCGACGCCGGCGCGAATGCGCGCCCTGCGACATGCCCTGAGATGGGGTTCGCGTTTCGCGCATCACGGATTGAACACGACGAGGCGTTCTTCGGTCATCTCCCGCATGGCGTAGTGCGGGCCTTCCTTGCCGAAGCCGCTGTCCTTGACGCCGCCGAACGGCATGACGTCGGAGCGGGCGCTGGACGTCTCGTTGATCTGCACGGTGCCAAAGCGCAGCGTTGCCGCGGCCTTCAGCGCGCGGTCGATGTCCTGCGTAAAGATGCCGGCGGCCAGCCCAAAGGGCGTGCTGTTGGCGCTGGCGAGCGCGGCGTCGAAGTCGTCGAACGGCCGGAGGGCGATCAACGGGGCAAACGCCTCCTGGCACCACACGCGACCTTCTTCGGGCACGTCTTTCATGATGACCGGATCGATCACGGAGCGCCTGCGGGTGCCGCCACAGAGGACCTGAGCCCCTGCCGATGCCGCTTCCCGAATCCACGTCTCGGCGCGTATCGCGGCCTGCTCGGTAATGAGCGGGCCGACGCGCGTGGCCGGATCGCGCGGATCCCCGGCCACCAATGTTCCGGCGAACTCGACCAGCCGCTCGGCAACCTCGGTGGCGACGCGGGCGTCAACGTACAGGCGCTGGACGGAGGTGCATACCTGTCCTGCCTTCCGGAGTCCGGCATTGGCGATCTTCGGAATGGCCCGGTCGAGGTCCGCGTCGGCGGCGACGAACGTGCTGGCGATGCTGCCCAGCTCCATCTGTGTGCGCCGCAGGCCCGCCGCCCGCTGAATGATCTTGCCCACGCGCGTGCTGCCTGTGAACGTGTAGAAGGCGACATCGTTTTCTTCGAGCAGCCATGTGCCGACCGTTTCGCCTTCCCCCTGAAGAATGGAAAGGAAGGGTGCGGGCATGCCGGCTTCCAGCAGGACTTCGCCCAACAAGGCACTGGTGAGCGGCGTGAAGGCGGAAGGCTTGAGCACGACGGCGTTACCGGCCGCGTAGGCGGGAGCCACCTTGTGGAGCACGGTGTTCAGCGGCGAGTTGAAGGGCGTGATGGCGCATACCACGCCCACCGGAAAGCGTTGCGTGAAACCCAGCCGCCGATGCGCGCCGGGGCTGGCGGCAAACGGCACCATCTCCCCGGTCAGTTGAGTGGCTTCATTCGCGCAGAGGGTGAGCGTCACCTTGGCGCGGTCGACCTCGGTATGGGCATCGACGAGCGTGAAGCCCGCTTCCGTGGTCATCGCATCGACGAAACGGGCGCGCTGGGTCTCGAGCAGTTCGGCGGCCCGCCGGAGCGTCACGCTACGGTCGAACGGCGCGGGGGCGCCCGCATCCACTGCGGTTTTGGCGATCCGCACGGCCCGCGCGACATGGTCTCGGGTCGCCGACGACACGACCGCGATGGCCTCGCCGGTGAACTTGTCATGGACTTCAAAGCTGTCTTGCGAGTCAGTCCAGCTGCCGTCGATGAGCGAGCCGGTCGGGGGGAGGGAGGTGCTGGGGAGTCGGGTGTTGCGCATTAGCGATCTCAAAGAAAACGTTTTCTCAATGATCGGGGCGTGGGCGGAATATGTCAATGTGGCGTGGGAATGGGTAAACCCCGATGATTTCGCGATATTTGGAACATCGTAAGCTCGGCACCGATCGGTCGGCACCTATCGAAAAGCGCCTCATAAGACATAATACCAGTCGGACGAGAAATCGTTTTCTACGCGGGCGTGCCCGCGCGGGCAAACATCGCCATCTGTTGAGATCCTCAACGATTTTGTATGACTCGTACGGCATCGGCCCGCATTGCCAGGCGCCTGCTCGCTTATCGTTCTGTCTCACTTCAGACGATTCACCCGCATGTACACCAAAGGCACATTTCTCGAATTGCAGTTCTCCGCTCGCCGGCTCAACGACGCGGCGGGGGAGCCCTTTTGGATCGATCTTTCGCGCGAGGAAGCGCGGGCGTTGTGCGAGGCGTTGCAGCGGCGCCTCGACGAGGCGCTTCCCGATACCGCGCCGCCGCTCGTCGTGCCATTGGACGTCGTGGCCGACGTGGCCGCCGACGTGGCGGCGCCCGGCAAGGCCGTGAGCAAGCCCGCGCCATCGGCCGATACGGAATTCCAGCAATGGGTCTGCCTGCTTTGCGGGTGGGTTTACGACGAAGCGGAAGGGGTGCCCGAAGAGGGGATTCCGCCCGGCACGAAATGGGCGGACGTGCCCGATGACTGGCGCTGCCCGCTGTGCGACGTCGGCAAGGAGGACTTTGCGATGGTGCCTCTTTGACGGCGCGGGCGGGATGAAGACTGCCGTGGCGTAAATCTTGCGTGACGAAGCGTCCTGCTCGATCAAGCGCCCGCAGAGCGCACCCTCGCATGCCTTCCCCTTCACAGCCGCCCACCCCGGCCCGCAGTCCCTCCGCGCCGCTCAACCTCCGCCAGATCGAGGTCTTCCACGCCATCATGGTGGCCGGCTCGCTGAGCGAGGCCGGCCGCATGCTGTGCGTGTCGCAGCCCGCGATCAGCCGCGTGCTCGCCACCATCGAGTCGCGCATGCGCTTTGCATTGTTCGATCGCGAGCGTGGGCGGTTGCATCCGACCCCCGAGGCGCATCGGCTGTTTGCCGAGGTGCGGCCCATTCTCGATGGGGTGCGCCGCTTCAACGAGGTGGCGGCGAGTCTCGCCGAGCATGGCGACGGCAAGCTCTCGATCGTGTCGAGCCCGAGCTATAGCGAATGGCTGATGCCGCGCGCGATCCAGCGCTTTCGCCACAGGCATCCGTCGGTACGCGTGCACTACCGGCCATTGCCGTCCGACGCGCTGATGACGTTCGTGGCGCAAGGGCATGCGGACCTCTGCATCGCGTCGATGGCACCGCCGGAAGGCTCGGAGCTGCGCGCGCGCGAGATCGGCGAAGGCAACATCATGTGCGCGGTGCCGCGTGGCCATGCGCTGGCCGAGTACGCCGAGCTGACCGTGGACGATCTGCGCGGCTCGACCTTTATCGGCTACGGCGGCGATACGCCGTTCGGCCGGCTCTCCGCGCGGTTCCTCACGTCCGAGCGCGGCACGCTTGCCCCCGATATCGAGATCCGCTCGACGCCCGAGGCGATGGCGCTCGTGCGCGAAGGTGTCGGGGTCGCGCTGATGGAGTCGTTCGGCTACACCCCCGAGGGGGCCGGCGATATCGTGCTCAAGCCGATCCGGCCGGCGCTCGCCCACAAGATCTACCTGATCCACTCGCGCCAGCAGGCGATGTCCACGCTGGCCAAGGGCTTCGTCGCGACGCTCACGCATCTGCTCGACCGGCAGGCGGGGTAAGCGTGCCCGCGTGTGTGGCGGCCTTGCGACGACGGCGGCCGAAGCGGCATCAATGTTTGTCGGAAACCCATAACGCACGGTTATGGGTCATGGATGGCGAGATCGCCCCCGGCTGGCCGGCAGCCCTTGCGCCGCAAGGCCGGAGCACCCGGAATCCCTTGCCGGGCAGGGCCTGCCGGCGCGCGGGCCGGGCGCTTTCGGCGCGATGGCGGCCTCCCTACACTGGCCCTGCCTTCAACGTCAGATGCCCCCGCACGCCAGATCCATGACCCGACTCATCACCGTAGCCGCCGCCCAGCTTGGCCCGATCCAGAAACACGAGGGCCGCGACGTTGCGGTTGGCCGCATGGTGCGGTTGCTCGAACGCGCACACCAACGTGGTGCGCAGGCGGTCGTCTTCCCGGAACTGGCCCTGACGACGTTTTTTCCGCGCTGGTATCACGAGGACCTCGACGAAGCCGAAGGCTGGTACGAAACCGAGTTGCCGTCGCCGGCCACCCAGCCGCTGTTCGATGCGATCCGCAAGTATGGGCTGACCGTCTACCTCGGCTACGCGGAAATCGCATTCGAGCCCGATGAAACGGGCATCGTGCGCAAGCGCCGGTTCAACACGTCGGTCGTCATCGCGCCGTCGGGCGAAATCATCCTCAAGTACCGCAAGGTCCATCTGCCGGGCCACGCCGAGTTCGCGACGCACCGCAAGGTGCAGCATCTGGAGAAGCGCTACTTCGAGATCGGCAACCTCGGCTTCCCCGTGAAGCGCGCGCCGATCGGCGACGTCGATGTGAACCTCGGCATGATGATCTGCAACGATCGCCGCTGGCCCGAGTCGTGGCGCGTGCTGGGCCTGCAGCAGGTGGAACTGGTCATGCTGGGCTACAACACCCCGAGCATGAATCAGGAGAACCGCGGGTTCGAGGCCCATCACCTGCGCGTGTTCCACTCGCAGCTTTCGATCCAGGCCGGCTGCTACCAGAACGCGACGTTCGCCGCGGCGGTGGCAAAGGCGGGGAACGAGGATGGGCACGAGCTGTTCGGCCACTCGATCATCGTCAATCCGCAGGGCGAGATCCTCGCGCAGGCCACTACGTGGGACGACGAACTGATCGTCGCCGACTGCAACCTCGACCTGTGCGAGCTGGGCCGCTCCACGGTGTTCAACTTCGAGAAGCATCGCCGCATCGAAGCCTATGGCCGCATTACCGAGCAGACGGGCAGCGAGGCGCCACCCGTGTGGACGCCGGCATCCGCATGATGGAGGCCTCGATGCAATCGACAGTCCGTCCGGCGTTGCCCGCCACGATTCATCACGAGATGCTCGGCGAGATGCGCGTGCCCGTATTCGCCGATGTGGAACGCGCCGCGGGGGCGCTGGCTCCGCATATCGTGCGGACGCCGCTGCTGCGCAGCGCGCGGCTCGATGCATTGGCCGGCGCGCCGGTATGGATCAAGCCCGAGTGCCTGCAGGTCACGGGCTCGTTCAAGGCGCGCGGCGCGTTGAACGCCTTGCTCGCGATGGACGATGCCACGCGGGCGCGCGGCGTCATCGCGTATTCGACGGGCAATCACGGCCAGGCCATCGCATGGGCCGCCAAACGTCTTGGTGTGGAAGCCACCATCGTGATGCCCGTGGATGCGCCGCGCAACAAGGTGGAACGCGCGCTGGCGCAAGGCGCGCGCGTCGTGCATTACGACCGCCGCCATGAAAGCCGCGAGACCATCGGCATGCGTCTGCTCGACGAAACCGGCGGCACGCTCGTGCCGCCCGGCGATCATCCCGATGTGCTCGCGGCACAGGGCACGCTGGCGCTGGAAGCGCTGCAGGACCTGCCATCGGGCGCGCGCCGCAACCTCGGCACGTTTGCCGCGCCATGCGGCGGCGGCGGCATGCTCGCGGGTTGCGGGCTCGCGATCGAAGCCATCAGTCCCGGCACGCGCCTCGTCGCCGCCGAGCCCGCCGCATTCGACGATACCGTGCGTTCGCTGCGCAGCGGCCAGCGCGAAACCAACGCGGCGGGCGCCGCATCGATCTGCGACGCGCTGCAGGCCGTCACACCGGCCGAGCTGCCCTTCGCGATCAACGGCCGTTACCTCGATGCCGCCCATGCGGTCAGCGACGAGGAAGTCGCTGCCGCGATTCGCTTCGCGCTTGAGGAACTGCGGCTCCTCGTCGAACCCGGCGGCGCCGTTGCGCTGGCGGCCCTGCTTGCCGGCCGCGTCGACCTGGCCGGCCGCGATGCCGTCGTGGTGCTGTCCGGCGGCAATATCGATCTTCCTCTTCTACAAACGATGCTGCAGTCCACTGCGGCCGCGATGCACGGGAACTGAGACAACCCGTGCCCATGCCGGCGCATGCGCCGGATTACCACCAACGTGCGGCCAACCCCGCCGAATCAGGAATCGCATCATATGTCTCCCAACCTCAACCCGTTCCGCAAGTTCGCGCGCATGGCGCTTGCCGCCGCCTCGCTGCTGCTGTCCGCCCAGGCGTTCGCCGCCTACCCCGAGCGTCCGATCCAGCTGATCGTGCCGTTCAACGCCGGCACCACACCCGATATCGTGTCGCGTCTGCTCGCCGAAGCCGTGGGCCGCGACATCGGGCAGCAGATCGTCGTCATGAACCGCGTGGGCGCGTCCGGCATCATCGGTACGCAGGCCATCATCAATGCGCCGGCCGACGGCTACACGATCGGGTTTGCCAACGTGGCGACGCTGGCCATCAACCAGTCGCTGTACAAGAAGCTGCCATACGACGCGGACAAGCAGCTTGCGCCCGTGGCACTCACCGGCTACGTGCAGAACGTGCTGGCCGTGCGCAAGGACCTGGGCGTCAAGAGCGTGGCCGAACTCGTGGCCAAGGCCAAGGCGGCGCCGGGCAAGCTGGCCGTGGCATCGGGCGGTAACGGCACCACGGGGCACCTGAGCGCGGAGATGTTCAAGTCGATGGCCGGCGTGTCGATCACGCATGTGCCGTACAAGGGCGGTCCGGAAGCCGACCTCGCGGTGCTGCGCGGCGAGGTGGACCTCGTGTTCGAGAACATCACGTCGATCTCTCCATACCTCAAGAACGGCAGCGTCGTGCCGCTGGCCGTGACGGGCAAGGAGCGCGACAGCCGCCTGCCGCAACTGCCGACGATGGCGGAGAGCGGTCTCAAGGACTATCAGGCTGTGGCATGGACCGGCTATGTCGCGCCGGCCGGTGTCGATCCGCAGATCCTCGACATGCTTAACCGCGCGTTCAACAAGGCAGCCAATTCGGATGCCCTCAAGGCACGCCTCGCGGACATGGCGTACGAAGTCACCACCGGCCCGCGCAGCGCGCTGTTCGACCTCGCGCACAAGGAGCGTCCGATCTGGGCTGGCGTGATCCGCATGTCCGGCGCGACGCTGGACTGACGATCATGGCGGACTTCGACGTGGTGCTGCGCGGCGGCGCGGTGATCGATGGAACGGGCGCGCCGCGCTTCGATGCGGACGTGGGTATCGAGGGCCAGCGCATCGCGGCGATCGGCGATCTGTCCGGCGCGCGCGGTCGCGTCGACCTCGACGTGGGCGGGCATATCGTGGCGCCCGGCTTTATCGACGCGCATACGCACGATGACCGCTATCTGATGCAGAACCCGCTGATGCCGGCCAAGCTCAGCCAGGGCGTGACGACCGTGGTCACCGGCAACTGCGGCATCAGCCTGGCGCCGTGGTGTGCCACGCCGGGGCAGACCGTGCCACCGCCGCTCGATCTGCTCGGCGAAGACGCGTCCGCGTTTCGCTATACGGTGTTCGGCGACTACCTCGATGCACTCGAGCGCGCGATGCCGGCCGTCAATGCGGCATGCCTCGTGGGCCATACGACGCTGCGCGTGGCGGTGATGGACCGGCTCGATCGCGCGGCGACCGATGCCGAGATCGGTGCCATGCAGGCATTGCTGCGCGATGCGATGGTGGCGGGCGCACGTGGCATGTCCACGGGTGCCGCCTATCCCGCGGCCATGCCGGCGCCCACCGACGAGATGTCGCGCGTGGCTTCGGCGATGCGGGGCTTCGGCGGCGTGCATGCGAGCCATATCCGCGACGAGGGCGATCGAGTCTGCGATGCCATCGACGAGGCCGTGACCATCGGCGCGGCGGCCGAAGCGGGCACCGTGGTGTCCCATCACAAGCTGATTGGCCCGAAGAATCATGGCCGCTCGGTGGAAACGCTCGGGCATCTGTCGCAGGCGATGCGCCATCACTGCGTCGGCCTCGACTGCTATCCCTATCAGGCGGGTTCGACGATCCTGCGCAAGGATCGCCTTGCGGTGTCGAGCCGCGTGATCGTGACGCGTTCCCAGCCGCATCCCGAGTACGCGGGGCAGGACCTCGATGCGATCGCCGCGCAGATGGGGCTGTCGCCGGAAGACGCCGTCGACGCGCTGCAACCGGCCGGCGCCATCTACTTTCTGATGGATGAGGCCGACGTGCGCCGCATTCTGGCTTTCCCGCAAACGATGATCGGCTCCGATGGCCTGCCGCACGATCCCGTGCCGCATCCGCGCCTGTGGGGCACGTTTCCGCGCGTGCTCGGGCACTACAGCCGCGACGTCGGGCTGTTCCCGCTCGAAACCGCGGTGCACAAGATGAGCGGCCTGACGGCGCGCCATTTCGGTCTCGAGGGCCGTGGCGTGCTGGCCGAGGGCAACTACGCCGACATCACGGTGTTCGACGCCGCGCGTATCATCGACACCGCGACGTTCGAGCAGCCGGTGGCACAGGCCGCCGGCATCGTGTGCGTGCTCGTCAATGGCGAGCTCGCATGGCGCGACGGCGCCGCGACTGGCGCGCGCGCCGGCGCGGTCCTTCGGCGCCGCCCGGCGGCTTGACGCTTTCCATCCACTCCATCGGCATTCAACGCTTCATGACGCAACCCGCGCAATCGGGTTTCCACTTCGCCTTCAACATCACGAACCTCGACGAGGCGCGCCGCTTCTACGGCGACGTCCTGGGCTGCAAGGAAGGCCGCAGCACCGAGACCTGGGTCGATTTCGATTTCTTCGGCCACCAGATCTCGCTACACCTCGGCAAGCCCTTCGACACCGCCCGCACGGGGCGCGTCGGCAATGCGATGGTACCGATGCCGCATTTCGGGATCATCCTGCTGCTGCCGGACTGGCGCGCGCTGGCCGACCGCCTCACGGCGGCCGGTACCGAATTCGTCCTCGCGCCGCAGGTGCGCTTCGAAGGCGAGCCGGGCGAACAGTGGACCATGTTCTTCACCGACCCGTTCGGCAACCCGATCGAGGTCAAGGGGTTCAAGACCTGGGAAGCGGTCTACGCGCATTGAGCTTCAGGCTTTCGGCGCCCGCAGTGGTGCGGGCGGTACGACGGTCGCAATCTCGCCGGTCTTGACGTCGTAGACGAGGCCCGACACCACGACGTTGTCGGGCAGCTTGCTATTGGCCCGGAGCGCGGTCACGTCGAGCGCGACGGCCTTGTACGGATCGGTGACCGCCAGTTCGTCGAGGCCGGAGGCCTCCACGCCGAGATGGTCCGCGAGCAACGCGGGCGCGTGATGATGGCAGCCGATGATGCCGCAATCGGTGTGC
This window encodes:
- a CDS encoding N-acyl-D-amino-acid deacylase family protein, which gives rise to MADFDVVLRGGAVIDGTGAPRFDADVGIEGQRIAAIGDLSGARGRVDLDVGGHIVAPGFIDAHTHDDRYLMQNPLMPAKLSQGVTTVVTGNCGISLAPWCATPGQTVPPPLDLLGEDASAFRYTVFGDYLDALERAMPAVNAACLVGHTTLRVAVMDRLDRAATDAEIGAMQALLRDAMVAGARGMSTGAAYPAAMPAPTDEMSRVASAMRGFGGVHASHIRDEGDRVCDAIDEAVTIGAAAEAGTVVSHHKLIGPKNHGRSVETLGHLSQAMRHHCVGLDCYPYQAGSTILRKDRLAVSSRVIVTRSQPHPEYAGQDLDAIAAQMGLSPEDAVDALQPAGAIYFLMDEADVRRILAFPQTMIGSDGLPHDPVPHPRLWGTFPRVLGHYSRDVGLFPLETAVHKMSGLTARHFGLEGRGVLAEGNYADITVFDAARIIDTATFEQPVAQAAGIVCVLVNGELAWRDGAATGARAGAVLRRRPAA
- a CDS encoding VOC family protein is translated as MTQPAQSGFHFAFNITNLDEARRFYGDVLGCKEGRSTETWVDFDFFGHQISLHLGKPFDTARTGRVGNAMVPMPHFGIILLLPDWRALADRLTAAGTEFVLAPQVRFEGEPGEQWTMFFTDPFGNPIEVKGFKTWEAVYAH